In Shouchella patagoniensis, the following are encoded in one genomic region:
- a CDS encoding phospho-sugar mutase, translating to MDTKTEIKRWSEFIALEQDVRKELEAIMGDESALEDSFYRELAFGTGGMRGEIGPGPNRMNTYTVRKAAEGLARFIEKRGEDAKRRGVAIAFDSRHKSAKFAHEAAITLGAHGIKAYVFYDLRPTPELSFAVRYLQAEAGIVITASHNPPEYNGFKVYGADGGQFPPELAEELVDCVSSIEDELTIEVGDEAKLKAAQMYEVISDEIDNAYNEALKTILLQPDLAKDKGKELNIVFTPLHGTANHSVRRVLEETGFTNVVVVKEQELPDPQFSTVKSPNPEEHAAFALAIEYGKSMDADVLLATDPDADRVGLAVKNTEGEYIVLTGNQTGALMLDYLLEQRKSTNSLPENGVVLKTIVTSEIGKAIANAYGLTTIDTLTGFKFIGEKMGEYERTGEHDFLFGYEESYGYLIGDFVRDKDAVQACLFAAELALHYKEKGMTVYEGLIDVYHKYGFYREGLHSLTLKGKEGAEKITSILLSLRQEPPKHMGGIDVARVEDYERSSVLTIATGASAAINLPSSNVLKYVLEDGSWFCVRPSGTEPKVKFYFGVVGKNLEDSESKLKHLQQAVMAYMEAFIH from the coding sequence ATGGATACTAAAACAGAAATCAAAAGATGGAGTGAGTTTATCGCTCTAGAGCAAGATGTTCGTAAGGAACTTGAAGCGATTATGGGGGACGAAAGTGCTCTAGAAGATAGCTTTTACCGTGAACTTGCTTTTGGCACAGGAGGAATGCGCGGAGAAATTGGTCCTGGTCCAAACCGCATGAATACATATACAGTAAGAAAAGCAGCTGAAGGTTTAGCGCGTTTTATAGAAAAGCGTGGAGAAGATGCAAAAAGACGAGGTGTGGCAATTGCATTTGATTCGAGGCATAAATCTGCAAAATTCGCCCACGAAGCTGCTATTACTCTTGGTGCCCATGGGATAAAAGCCTATGTGTTTTATGACTTACGACCAACTCCAGAATTGTCGTTTGCTGTTCGGTACTTGCAAGCAGAAGCCGGTATAGTTATTACCGCTTCCCACAATCCGCCTGAATATAATGGATTTAAAGTTTACGGGGCAGATGGTGGTCAATTTCCACCAGAGCTCGCAGAGGAACTTGTGGATTGTGTATCGTCAATTGAAGATGAATTGACGATTGAGGTGGGAGATGAAGCGAAGCTAAAAGCAGCTCAAATGTATGAAGTGATTTCTGATGAGATTGATAATGCTTATAATGAAGCATTAAAAACAATTTTGTTACAACCAGATCTAGCGAAAGATAAAGGAAAAGAGTTAAACATTGTTTTTACACCACTACACGGCACTGCCAATCATTCAGTTCGTCGAGTTTTAGAAGAGACAGGGTTCACAAACGTGGTTGTTGTAAAAGAACAAGAGCTACCCGATCCACAGTTCTCAACAGTCAAATCACCAAATCCCGAGGAGCACGCCGCTTTTGCATTAGCCATTGAATACGGTAAAAGCATGGATGCAGATGTTCTTCTCGCAACAGATCCAGATGCTGATCGAGTTGGGCTGGCGGTGAAAAACACTGAAGGTGAATACATCGTATTAACTGGGAACCAGACAGGCGCTCTAATGCTTGATTATTTATTGGAACAACGAAAATCAACGAACAGTTTACCAGAAAATGGCGTTGTTTTAAAAACGATTGTAACTTCTGAGATCGGTAAAGCAATTGCAAATGCTTATGGATTAACCACAATAGATACATTAACTGGCTTTAAGTTCATAGGTGAGAAAATGGGCGAATATGAACGTACTGGTGAACATGATTTTCTATTTGGGTATGAAGAAAGTTATGGATACTTGATTGGTGATTTTGTTCGTGATAAAGATGCTGTTCAGGCTTGTTTGTTTGCCGCAGAGCTTGCCCTTCACTACAAAGAAAAAGGAATGACCGTATACGAAGGTTTAATTGATGTATATCATAAGTATGGTTTTTATCGCGAAGGGCTTCATTCTCTTACGTTAAAAGGAAAAGAAGGGGCTGAAAAAATCACATCAATTCTTTTGTCTTTACGTCAAGAGCCTCCAAAGCATATGGGCGGGATAGACGTTGCCCGTGTAGAAGATTATGAAAGAAGTAGTGTGTTAACAATCGCGACGGGAGCATCAGCTGCAATCAACTTGCCGTCATCAAATGTTTTAAAATATGTACTTGAAGACGGTTCATGGTTCTGTGTTCGTCCTTCAGGAACCGAACCAAAAGTGAAGTTCTATTTTGGGGTTGTGGGAAAGAACTTAGAAGATAGTGAATCTAAGCTCAAGCATTTACAACAGGCGGTTATGGCATATATGGAAGCTTTCATTCATTAA
- a CDS encoding SpoVR family protein, protein MIQRDGSYNERIKEGDRLSDNWKELEYAISEITEIASGFGLDFYEMRYEICPADIIYTFGAYGMPTRYSHWSFGKQYHKMKLQYDLGLSKIYELVINSDPCYAFLLDSNTLIQNKLIVAHVLGHCDFFKNNVRFLNTRRDMVESMSATAERIANYEHSYGKEAVENFLDAVLAIQEHIDPTLVKPKEEEQQTIGRKRVSEYEDLWGLEEPVKKELIKRRDQFPSGPEKDLLSFIENHSRELEPWQRDILTMMREEMLYFWPQLETKIMNEGWASFWHARIIREMELTSDEAIEFAKLNAGVVQPSRTSINPYYLGLKMFENIERRYNEPTEEMIRLQGVKPGSGREKMFEVREIESDTSFLRNYLTKELVYEEDMYLFQKQGSDYKIIDKAWEGVRDQLTQSRINGGFPYLVVTNGDYMKNGELYITHQYEGTELDVSYIEKVVPYIHQLWGRAVHLETIVNEKKIAFIYDGNKIHRKYL, encoded by the coding sequence ATGATCCAAAGAGATGGTTCATACAATGAAAGAATAAAGGAGGGAGACCGTTTGTCTGATAACTGGAAAGAATTAGAGTATGCGATTAGTGAAATTACTGAAATTGCGAGCGGCTTTGGCCTTGATTTTTATGAAATGCGTTATGAAATTTGTCCAGCCGATATTATTTATACGTTTGGTGCCTATGGCATGCCAACAAGGTATAGTCATTGGTCATTCGGTAAGCAATACCATAAAATGAAATTACAATATGATCTTGGACTTAGCAAGATCTATGAGTTAGTTATCAATTCAGATCCTTGTTATGCGTTTTTGCTTGATAGTAACACATTGATTCAAAACAAGTTAATTGTCGCTCATGTTCTTGGTCATTGTGATTTCTTTAAAAATAATGTTCGTTTCTTAAATACAAGAAGAGATATGGTAGAAAGCATGAGTGCTACAGCTGAAAGGATTGCTAACTATGAACATAGTTACGGGAAAGAAGCAGTCGAGAACTTTTTGGATGCAGTCTTAGCTATCCAAGAACATATAGACCCAACGCTAGTTAAGCCAAAAGAAGAAGAACAACAAACGATCGGAAGAAAACGAGTTTCTGAATATGAAGACTTATGGGGATTAGAGGAACCAGTAAAAAAAGAACTAATTAAAAGAAGGGATCAATTTCCTTCTGGCCCTGAAAAAGATTTGCTTTCGTTTATTGAGAACCATAGTAGAGAATTAGAACCATGGCAACGAGACATTTTAACGATGATGCGGGAAGAAATGCTTTATTTTTGGCCGCAGTTAGAAACGAAAATTATGAATGAAGGTTGGGCATCTTTTTGGCACGCACGCATTATTCGGGAAATGGAGTTAACGAGTGATGAGGCGATTGAGTTTGCGAAATTGAATGCGGGTGTCGTTCAACCATCAAGAACCTCTATAAATCCATATTATTTAGGGTTAAAAATGTTTGAAAATATTGAGAGACGTTACAACGAACCAACAGAAGAAATGATTCGTCTTCAAGGAGTAAAACCAGGCAGTGGACGCGAAAAAATGTTTGAGGTAAGGGAAATTGAATCTGACACATCCTTTTTGCGAAACTATTTAACGAAAGAACTTGTTTATGAAGAGGATATGTATTTATTCCAAAAGCAAGGCAGTGATTATAAGATTATTGATAAAGCATGGGAAGGGGTGCGTGATCAATTAACCCAATCTCGTATTAATGGTGGTTTCCCTTATTTAGTTGTTACGAATGGCGATTATATGAAAAATGGAGAACTTTATATAACACATCAATATGAAGGAACAGAGCTTGACGTTAGTTATATAGAAAAAGTTGTTCCGTACATTCATCAACTATGGGGAAGAGCAGTTCATTTAGAAACCATCGTAAACGAAAAAAAGATTGCGTTTATTTACGATGGAAACAAAATACACCGAAAGTATTTATAG
- a CDS encoding ABC transporter ATP-binding protein, whose amino-acid sequence METFKRLARFYLPDKKYFIFSLIALVFVTVITVIYPVILQIAIDVGIREGQYNIIPYLAIGLIIIMAIKGVATYVNQYFGDLFGVRSVYRVRKTLYEKLQFLPFRYYDNAKTGDLMSRLTADVEAFRFFLSFGFAQLVNFVLLVSFAMIVMFYYSVPLTLVTMVTLPFLAVAVYKFDKRVHPSFRQVRKSLANLNTKVQENVSGMHTVKALSQETTEKNRFETQNDDYRTKNLTISNVWGTYFPLMEFIGNVSAVLLLGFGGYLAVQGQLTPGELTAFFSLVWFIIGPIMNLGFIINMFSQSKASGERLLEILDEEERSNGPEQTEEFKKLRGEVTFKQVDLRYNNKSKNALSQIEFHAPIGSTIGLVGATGAGKSSIIQLLLRFYDKTAGEILLDGKPIEEYDVKEIRKNVGIVLQQTFLFSSSIRDNLAYGNSAATMEEIIEAAKRADAHEFINQLPDGYDTILGERGLGLSGGQKQRIAIARAMIMNPSILVMDDSTSAVDMQTETKIQKAMKEIMQGRTTFIIAHRISSVKHCDQILVLKEGVIEQRGEHESLLQEEGLYKRIYDIQNKDQQYVLQQA is encoded by the coding sequence GTGGAGACCTTTAAGCGTCTAGCACGATTTTATCTTCCGGATAAGAAATATTTTATTTTTTCTTTAATTGCGTTAGTTTTTGTAACCGTCATCACAGTAATATACCCGGTTATTTTACAAATCGCAATTGACGTAGGCATTAGGGAAGGTCAGTACAACATCATTCCTTACTTAGCAATTGGTTTAATCATCATTATGGCCATAAAAGGGGTCGCTACTTATGTAAATCAATATTTTGGAGATTTGTTTGGCGTTCGATCCGTATACCGTGTTCGGAAAACGTTGTATGAAAAACTTCAATTTCTTCCTTTTCGCTATTATGACAATGCTAAAACAGGCGATTTAATGTCGCGTTTAACAGCAGATGTAGAGGCGTTTCGTTTTTTTCTTTCCTTCGGATTTGCGCAACTTGTAAACTTCGTCTTACTCGTTAGTTTTGCAATGATTGTTATGTTTTATTATTCTGTTCCACTTACTCTTGTGACAATGGTTACGCTCCCCTTTCTAGCTGTTGCAGTTTATAAATTTGATAAGAGGGTGCATCCAAGTTTTCGTCAGGTCCGAAAATCTCTTGCTAATTTAAATACAAAAGTTCAGGAAAATGTAAGTGGGATGCATACTGTAAAAGCCCTTTCGCAAGAAACAACTGAAAAGAATCGATTTGAAACGCAAAATGATGATTATCGGACAAAGAACTTAACCATTTCTAATGTTTGGGGAACCTACTTTCCATTAATGGAGTTTATAGGAAATGTATCTGCTGTATTATTGCTAGGTTTTGGCGGGTATTTAGCCGTACAAGGTCAACTTACCCCTGGAGAACTAACGGCATTTTTTAGCCTTGTTTGGTTTATTATTGGTCCTATTATGAACTTGGGTTTTATAATTAATATGTTTTCTCAATCAAAAGCTTCAGGTGAAAGACTTTTAGAGATCCTCGATGAAGAAGAACGAAGCAATGGCCCAGAGCAAACGGAAGAATTCAAAAAACTGCGGGGTGAGGTTACGTTTAAGCAAGTGGACTTGCGCTATAATAACAAATCTAAGAATGCACTTTCGCAGATTGAGTTTCATGCTCCTATTGGTTCAACAATTGGCTTAGTAGGTGCTACTGGTGCTGGTAAATCAAGTATTATTCAATTGCTCTTACGCTTTTATGATAAAACTGCTGGAGAAATATTATTGGATGGCAAGCCGATAGAAGAGTATGACGTGAAGGAAATTCGTAAGAATGTAGGAATTGTACTTCAGCAAACATTCCTTTTCTCATCATCAATCCGAGATAACTTAGCTTACGGGAATTCTGCTGCAACCATGGAAGAAATTATTGAAGCAGCAAAGCGTGCAGATGCGCATGAGTTCATTAATCAATTGCCTGATGGATATGATACAATCCTTGGCGAACGAGGATTAGGTTTGTCAGGGGGGCAAAAACAACGAATTGCTATTGCTCGAGCTATGATTATGAATCCAAGTATTCTCGTAATGGATGATTCAACAAGCGCTGTTGATATGCAGACTGAAACAAAGATTCAAAAAGCGATGAAAGAAATCATGCAAGGACGAACAACATTTATTATTGCTCATCGCATATCTTCGGTAAAACACTGCGATCAAATTCTTGTGCTTAAAGAAGGTGTAATTGAGCAAAGGGGAGAGCATGAATCCTTGCTTCAAGAGGAAGGGTTATATAAACGGATATATGATATTCAAAACAAGGACCAACAATACGTGCTTCAACAGGCATAA
- a CDS encoding ABC transporter ATP-binding protein encodes MEQARKKSRFHYPVEQIIEKPFNWKQMIRLFTFIKPYGKTLLPKTILMMLIATAVRLAIPIFIGVFAVDQLERGVAQGSDMILYAGIVLALYLLSYVANVFRIRWMNRLGQYVIFDIRKKLFDHIQHLSHRFFDQRSAGSILVRVINDVNSLQDLFTNGVINLLMDVVMLLGIVAILFYLSPELAIVILIVLPIMFFISTKLRRKIRRAWQTVRLRQSRLNSHLNESIQGIRVTQAYAQEQENMEFFDEVNTQNYESWREATKQNALFRPFVEMASALGGAILIWYGAYLIQSDTSALELGVFVAFAFYIGMFWEPISRLGQVYNQLLVGMASSERIFEFLDEEPNVVDKIDAKPLTNVKGELVFKDVEFSYDNKRKALNRINLTFKAGTTVALVGHTGSGKSTVVNLMSRFYDPTNGDVFLDGVNLKDIRLSELRKNVSYVLQDTFIFAGTIMDNIRFGNPEATEEQIIASAKAIGAHSFIEKLEKGYHTEVEEQGSVLSVGERQLLSFARALLADPKILILDEATASIDTETELKIQEGLKTLLAGRTAVMIAHRLSTIRDSDNIIVLEHGNMMEQGTHDQLMKHQGIYFALVKSQYAAIKE; translated from the coding sequence ATGGAACAAGCAAGAAAAAAGTCGCGATTTCACTACCCCGTTGAACAGATTATAGAAAAACCGTTTAATTGGAAACAAATGATTCGATTATTCACATTCATTAAACCATATGGTAAAACGCTTTTACCTAAAACCATCTTAATGATGCTTATTGCTACAGCAGTCAGACTGGCCATCCCAATTTTTATTGGGGTATTTGCTGTAGATCAGTTGGAAAGAGGCGTAGCTCAAGGTTCGGATATGATTTTGTATGCTGGTATCGTATTAGCCTTATATCTACTGTCTTATGTAGCGAATGTATTTAGAATTCGTTGGATGAATCGGCTTGGACAATATGTAATTTTTGATATACGGAAGAAGTTATTTGATCATATCCAACATTTATCACATCGTTTTTTTGATCAACGTTCTGCGGGTTCAATCCTTGTCAGAGTGATAAATGATGTTAATTCACTACAAGATTTGTTTACAAATGGTGTTATTAACTTGTTAATGGATGTTGTCATGTTGCTTGGGATAGTCGCAATCCTCTTTTATTTAAGCCCGGAGCTTGCAATTGTTATATTAATTGTTTTACCAATCATGTTTTTCATCTCCACAAAGTTGCGTAGAAAAATACGTCGCGCTTGGCAAACAGTACGTTTACGTCAATCACGTTTAAATTCTCACTTAAATGAAAGTATTCAAGGAATTCGCGTCACGCAAGCATACGCACAAGAACAAGAAAATATGGAATTCTTTGATGAAGTAAATACACAAAACTACGAGAGCTGGCGTGAAGCAACTAAGCAGAATGCATTATTTCGTCCGTTTGTAGAAATGGCGAGTGCATTAGGTGGAGCGATATTAATTTGGTATGGTGCTTATTTAATTCAAAGTGATACTAGCGCGCTTGAATTAGGCGTATTTGTAGCTTTTGCTTTTTATATAGGTATGTTTTGGGAACCTATTTCTCGACTAGGTCAAGTATATAACCAATTACTAGTTGGAATGGCCTCGAGTGAACGGATATTTGAGTTTCTTGATGAAGAACCAAATGTCGTAGATAAAATCGATGCAAAACCGTTAACGAATGTAAAAGGAGAACTCGTTTTTAAAGACGTAGAGTTTTCTTATGACAATAAACGAAAAGCATTAAACCGAATCAATTTAACGTTCAAAGCAGGCACAACTGTTGCCTTAGTAGGGCATACAGGTTCTGGAAAGTCGACAGTTGTTAATTTAATGAGTCGTTTTTACGATCCGACAAATGGGGACGTCTTTTTAGACGGCGTCAATTTAAAGGATATTCGTCTAAGCGAATTACGTAAGAATGTTAGCTACGTCTTACAGGATACGTTTATTTTTGCAGGGACCATTATGGATAATATTCGCTTTGGGAATCCAGAGGCGACAGAGGAACAGATCATAGCTTCTGCCAAAGCAATTGGTGCGCATTCATTTATTGAAAAACTCGAAAAAGGCTATCACACGGAAGTAGAAGAACAAGGAAGTGTACTCTCAGTAGGAGAGAGACAGTTACTTTCATTTGCCAGAGCCTTATTGGCCGACCCAAAGATCCTTATTTTAGATGAAGCGACTGCTAGTATTGATACAGAAACAGAGTTGAAAATACAAGAAGGCCTAAAAACACTCTTAGCAGGCAGAACTGCAGTCATGATTGCTCACCGCTTATCTACAATTCGTGATTCCGACAACATCATTGTGCTTGAACATGGCAATATGATGGAACAAGGCACACATGATCAATTAATGAAGCACCAAGGTATTTATTTCGCACTTGTTAAGTCTCAATATGCAGCAATTAAAGAGTAA
- a CDS encoding PLP-dependent aminotransferase family protein: MKYAFAKRVRHLQSSAVRDILKVVNQGNIISFAGGLPDDGLFPAKAIEDAFSRAFSKGNKALQYGETEGYRPLREVILERMAEKDITGFTADHVLMTTGSQQAIDLFSRVLISPGDVILTEEPTYLAALQVFQSYEATIIPVKCDEDGMIMSDLLSKIKLYKPKIMYVVPTFSNPAGRVWTLERRKELIKLIHKHHVLVFEDDPYGDIQFTNEGYTPIAALDDGSHVLYTSTFSKTAVPALRTGWIVGPYQVIRMMAQAKQANDLHSNSLAHQALYELCRHFDLDGHIQSIRELYAHRKDVMVESLSAAKKSGIITFEEPKGGMFLWLEASANVNTQALLPRAIQKGMAYVPGAPFYAGEPKQNTLRLNFTHATDEEIVKGMQALLTMFQEVEEETSLIK; the protein is encoded by the coding sequence ATGAAATATGCATTTGCCAAACGAGTGCGCCATCTACAGTCATCGGCCGTACGCGATATTCTAAAAGTAGTGAATCAAGGAAACATCATCTCATTTGCTGGTGGCTTACCAGACGATGGTTTATTTCCTGCAAAAGCGATTGAAGATGCTTTCTCTAGAGCTTTTTCTAAGGGGAATAAAGCACTCCAATATGGAGAAACAGAAGGTTACCGACCTCTTCGAGAAGTAATACTCGAGCGAATGGCTGAAAAAGATATTACAGGGTTTACAGCTGACCATGTATTAATGACAACAGGATCGCAGCAAGCAATTGATCTATTCTCAAGGGTATTAATTAGTCCGGGAGACGTTATTCTAACTGAAGAACCAACGTATTTAGCTGCTTTACAAGTTTTTCAATCTTATGAGGCTACGATTATTCCAGTTAAATGTGATGAAGACGGCATGATTATGTCAGATTTACTATCAAAGATTAAACTTTATAAGCCAAAAATAATGTATGTGGTCCCAACATTCTCAAACCCTGCTGGTCGTGTGTGGACACTGGAACGGCGTAAAGAACTAATTAAACTTATTCATAAACACCATGTGCTTGTCTTTGAAGATGATCCCTATGGAGATATTCAATTCACGAATGAAGGTTATACACCTATCGCTGCATTGGATGATGGTTCACATGTACTTTATACAAGTACTTTTTCAAAAACGGCAGTTCCAGCACTACGAACGGGATGGATCGTTGGACCATATCAAGTCATTCGCATGATGGCGCAAGCAAAACAAGCAAATGATTTACATTCTAATTCATTAGCCCACCAAGCATTATATGAACTTTGTCGTCATTTTGATCTGGATGGACATATACAATCAATTCGTGAATTGTATGCTCATCGGAAAGATGTAATGGTAGAAAGCTTGAGTGCTGCAAAAAAAAGTGGAATCATTACTTTCGAAGAACCTAAGGGCGGAATGTTTTTATGGTTAGAGGCAAGTGCAAATGTGAATACTCAGGCCTTATTACCTCGAGCGATTCAAAAAGGTATGGCGTATGTGCCAGGAGCACCGTTTTATGCAGGGGAGCCTAAACAGAATACACTGCGATTAAACTTCACTCACGCTACTGATGAAGAAATTGTGAAGGGAATGCAGGCGTTGCTAACAATGTTCCAAGAAGTTGAGGAGGAGACATCGTTAATTAAATAG
- the htpX gene encoding zinc metalloprotease HtpX: MFYTQISRNKRNTVFLVLAFVIIVLLIGAAITYIRTGDYLSGALFAAVIATFYTIFMISTSTNVVMRMNHAREITSSKDQAFLWHTVEGLSIAARIPMPRIFIIEDESPNAFATGISPKSGAVAVTTGLMKRLSREEIEGVLAHEIAHVRNYDIRLSTIAVALVSAIAILSDIGMRFFIFSGGRNNNNKHPLILVLALVLVLLAPLVAIIMQLAISRNREYLADASAVELTRNPEALASALENITGNSSPVEEASSSTASLYFADPLKKKAATLFSTHPRPEERVRRLRAM, translated from the coding sequence TTGTTCTATACTCAAATTTCTCGAAACAAACGTAACACGGTATTCCTCGTTTTAGCTTTTGTGATTATCGTATTATTAATAGGTGCTGCAATTACCTACATCCGCACAGGTGATTATTTAAGCGGCGCACTTTTTGCAGCCGTCATCGCCACTTTTTACACGATATTTATGATATCTACAAGTACAAATGTAGTGATGAGAATGAATCATGCCAGAGAAATCACTTCATCTAAGGATCAAGCATTTCTCTGGCACACAGTTGAAGGACTTTCAATTGCGGCTCGGATTCCTATGCCACGTATATTTATAATTGAAGATGAGAGCCCCAATGCATTCGCAACAGGCATCTCACCTAAATCAGGAGCCGTCGCAGTTACTACCGGCTTAATGAAGCGCTTATCTCGAGAAGAAATAGAAGGAGTTCTCGCTCATGAGATAGCACATGTTCGCAATTATGATATACGTTTGTCCACGATTGCTGTAGCACTTGTCTCCGCAATCGCTATATTAAGCGATATTGGCATGCGTTTCTTTATCTTTTCAGGTGGACGAAATAACAATAATAAACATCCACTTATTCTTGTTCTCGCTTTAGTACTTGTGCTTCTCGCTCCACTAGTTGCAATAATTATGCAACTGGCTATTTCACGGAACAGAGAATACTTAGCTGATGCGAGTGCTGTTGAATTAACTCGTAACCCAGAAGCACTAGCCTCCGCTCTGGAAAATATTACTGGTAACTCAAGTCCAGTTGAAGAAGCATCTAGTTCGACGGCTTCGCTGTACTTTGCCGATCCATTAAAAAAGAAAGCGGCAACTCTGTTTTCAACACACCCAAGACCTGAAGAACGTGTTCGGAGACTTCGAGCAATGTAA
- a CDS encoding LemA family protein has product MIGIVIIGIVTGIALVWITSYNSLVKHRNWAEESWAQIDVQLKRRYDLIPNLVETVKGYAKHEQETLTKVIEARNVIAEPNATRNERVEQDAELSGLLRQLFALSESYPDLKANQNFLQLQEELAGTENKISYARQAYNSMVMRYNTKIESFPSNIVANMHSFLRNDMLDIPDEEKEPVQVRF; this is encoded by the coding sequence ATGATAGGAATTGTGATTATTGGGATCGTTACAGGTATTGCACTTGTATGGATTACAAGTTACAACTCATTGGTAAAGCACCGAAATTGGGCAGAAGAATCCTGGGCTCAAATTGATGTACAGTTAAAAAGAAGATATGATCTAATCCCTAACTTAGTTGAAACGGTAAAGGGCTATGCAAAACACGAGCAAGAAACATTAACTAAAGTCATTGAAGCTCGAAATGTGATTGCAGAACCAAACGCCACTAGGAATGAGAGGGTTGAACAAGATGCCGAATTAAGTGGACTTTTACGGCAGTTATTTGCTCTAAGTGAGTCTTATCCAGATTTAAAAGCCAATCAAAATTTCCTGCAATTACAAGAGGAACTTGCGGGCACTGAAAACAAAATATCCTACGCTCGTCAAGCTTATAATTCAATGGTTATGCGCTACAATACAAAAATTGAGTCTTTTCCTTCAAATATCGTAGCCAATATGCATTCTTTTCTTCGTAATGACATGCTTGATATACCAGATGAAGAAAAAGAACCAGTACAAGTTCGCTTTTAG
- a CDS encoding acyl-CoA dehydrogenase family protein has translation MILTKDQTMVRDMVRQFARKEIAPLAPELDKDSRFATDVFKKMGELGILGIPFPEAYGGSGGDTVSYALAVEEIGYACGGTGLSYAAAVSLGASPIFYYGTEEQKKEHLTPLAAGESLGAFGLTEPNAGSDAGGTQTKARLDGNEYVINGEKCWITNAEYSRTVIVTAVTGTRENGKKMISAFIVPTNTPGFKISSNYDKMGVRASNTCELILEDVRVPKENLLGDPQKGFSQFLYTLDGGRISIAALAVGIAQSAFDRALAYANERKQFGVTIGSFQAIQFKLADMAMEIELARNMVHKSAVLKDRGEAFGKEAAYAKLFASEMATRTCNQALQIHGGYGYMREYEVERMLRDAKLLEIGEGTSEIQRLVIARHLGLGK, from the coding sequence ATGATATTAACTAAAGATCAAACGATGGTACGCGATATGGTGAGGCAATTCGCAAGAAAAGAGATTGCACCACTTGCACCTGAATTAGACAAGGACTCACGTTTTGCGACTGATGTGTTCAAAAAGATGGGCGAGTTAGGCATTCTGGGTATTCCTTTTCCTGAAGCGTATGGGGGTTCAGGCGGAGATACGGTTTCTTACGCGCTTGCAGTAGAAGAAATTGGTTATGCGTGTGGCGGCACGGGGCTTAGTTATGCAGCAGCAGTGTCTCTTGGAGCAAGTCCAATTTTTTATTACGGAACAGAGGAACAAAAGAAAGAACACTTAACTCCGCTAGCTGCGGGTGAATCACTTGGCGCTTTTGGTCTAACAGAGCCAAATGCGGGTTCCGATGCGGGCGGCACGCAAACAAAGGCTAGATTGGATGGGAATGAATATGTTATCAACGGTGAAAAATGCTGGATAACAAATGCTGAATATTCAAGAACAGTGATTGTTACCGCAGTAACAGGAACCCGTGAAAATGGGAAAAAAATGATATCGGCTTTTATAGTCCCAACGAATACGCCTGGTTTTAAGATTAGTTCTAATTACGACAAAATGGGCGTGCGAGCTTCAAATACGTGCGAGCTTATTTTGGAGGATGTCAGAGTACCTAAAGAGAATCTGTTAGGTGATCCTCAAAAAGGCTTTAGCCAATTTCTCTATACACTTGATGGAGGACGAATCTCAATCGCTGCTTTGGCAGTAGGCATTGCTCAATCAGCTTTTGACCGAGCACTTGCCTATGCCAACGAACGGAAACAATTTGGAGTAACGATTGGTTCGTTTCAAGCGATTCAATTTAAACTTGCAGATATGGCTATGGAAATTGAGCTTGCTCGTAATATGGTTCATAAATCAGCTGTTTTAAAAGACCGTGGAGAAGCCTTTGGTAAAGAAGCGGCATATGCAAAATTATTTGCCTCAGAGATGGCTACAAGGACTTGTAATCAAGCATTGCAAATACATGGTGGATATGGATACATGCGTGAATATGAAGTAGAACGAATGCTTCGAGATGCTAAACTTCTCGAAATTGGTGAAGGGACATCAGAAATTCAACGTCTAGTTATAGCAAGACATTTAGGGTTAGGCAAATAA